One candidate division WOR-3 bacterium DNA segment encodes these proteins:
- a CDS encoding phosphatidylserine/phosphatidylglycerophosphate/cardiolipin synthase family protein gives MNYQILVDDEFPKDLHAKVEEAQRRIYMQFMTFDGDQAGLALAQRLIKAKERGVDVRVVIDYYTDFYVSDTYYKRPEVRDEVKMTKQMINDLARAGVLVYRTRPYGPFKIFFGARNHKKLIIIDDYAYLGGINISDHNYSWHDTMIRFKEPAITRTLLYDFRQTLLGQRINLEQAGVITNDYLNKYYRKIIGEANSELVISSPYFISWNLLLTLKRKHLKVSLFTLQDNNYSIMNFVNRLIFPVLIKNGVKIYFYKKFSHAKFLIADRKKILLGSSNFCINRFPYSQNIGFYSEDPKFIGDFYNRMVEEQKDRMIPYDQQVSGPKYFFSLLGLFLIGIVTYPILALYALMTKLYVKELGEFNCLKYLSPVLND, from the coding sequence ATGAATTACCAGATCTTAGTTGATGACGAGTTTCCCAAAGATCTACACGCCAAAGTTGAAGAGGCTCAAAGACGCATCTATATGCAATTTATGACCTTTGACGGTGATCAGGCCGGCTTAGCTTTAGCCCAGAGACTAATTAAGGCCAAAGAGCGCGGGGTTGATGTCCGAGTAGTAATTGACTATTACACAGATTTTTATGTCAGCGATACCTATTATAAGCGACCTGAAGTTCGGGATGAAGTTAAAATGACTAAACAGATGATTAACGATTTAGCACGGGCCGGGGTCTTAGTCTATCGCACCAGACCATATGGACCGTTTAAAATCTTTTTTGGTGCTCGCAACCATAAAAAATTAATCATTATTGACGACTATGCCTATTTAGGCGGAATTAATATCTCTGACCATAACTACAGCTGGCACGATACGATGATTCGTTTTAAAGAACCAGCCATAACCCGCACCTTACTTTATGATTTTCGCCAGACCCTATTAGGGCAAAGAATCAATCTTGAGCAGGCCGGCGTCATCACTAACGATTATCTCAATAAATACTACCGAAAGATAATTGGGGAGGCTAATTCAGAACTGGTAATCTCATCGCCCTATTTTATCAGCTGGAATCTGCTCCTAACGCTTAAACGCAAACATCTTAAGGTAAGCCTTTTTACCCTTCAAGACAATAACTACTCAATTATGAACTTTGTTAATCGACTAATTTTTCCAGTGCTTATAAAAAACGGTGTCAAGATTTACTTCTATAAAAAATTTAGTCATGCCAAATTTTTGATTGCCGACCGCAAAAAGATTCTTTTAGGCTCATCAAACTTTTGTATTAACCGTTTCCCCTATTCTCAGAACATTGGTTTTTACTCGGAAGATCCGAAGTTTATTGGTGATTTCTATAACCGAATGGTCGAAGAACAAAAAGACCGTATGATTCCCTATGACCAGCAAGTATCCGGCCCAAAGTATTTTTTCTCACTACTTGGTTTATTTCTAATTGGGATTGTCACCTATCCTATACTGGCCTTGTATGCCCTAATGACTAAATTATATGTTAAAGAACTAGGAGAATTTAATTGCCTTAAATACTTAAGCCCAGTACTTAATGATTGA
- a CDS encoding sugar phosphate isomerase/epimerase: MIDTSKILKNLGIQLLFDFFDIKEAIIFALDHEIKVLELNLNNIYFTEQLTSKRYRQALKKFLIGKPIRLQFHAQEGLTFFLSTPRAQRFIIETYEELIENASEVGVYSITFHLGTDMSFGMTGKKLMTYEVYPDYYRNLIYQTLNTIKRLIPKNLYLCVENVGGFRYPFVLELIPKLLNKNFCLTLDIGHINRFTGEDKKREQDFFYKYRAYIKNVHIHDNDGAWDQHNIIGEGNIDFKYYFDYLTSIDTSYIFEVRPKESALECLRRFRKLLEHWEVMS; the protein is encoded by the coding sequence ATGATTGATACTAGTAAAATTCTCAAGAATTTAGGCATTCAACTGCTCTTCGATTTTTTTGACATCAAAGAAGCCATAATTTTTGCGTTGGATCACGAGATCAAAGTTTTAGAGCTTAACTTAAATAATATCTATTTTACAGAACAACTGACCAGCAAACGCTATCGTCAAGCCCTTAAGAAGTTTCTTATCGGAAAACCAATTAGACTACAATTCCACGCCCAAGAAGGACTTACTTTTTTCCTATCTACACCCAGGGCCCAGCGCTTTATTATAGAGACCTATGAGGAACTAATCGAGAATGCCTCAGAGGTCGGAGTATATAGCATCACTTTCCATTTAGGCACCGATATGAGTTTTGGCATGACCGGCAAAAAGCTTATGACCTATGAGGTCTATCCCGATTATTACCGGAACTTAATTTATCAAACCCTCAACACGATAAAGCGTCTGATTCCCAAAAATCTTTATCTATGTGTGGAAAATGTTGGCGGCTTTCGTTATCCGTTTGTGCTGGAACTTATTCCTAAATTACTAAATAAAAATTTTTGCCTAACCTTAGATATTGGACATATTAACCGGTTTACTGGTGAGGATAAAAAACGCGAGCAGGACTTCTTTTATAAGTATCGTGCCTATATAAAAAATGTGCATATTCATGATAATGACGGTGCCTGGGACCAGCATAATATTATTGGCGAGGGTAATATTGATTTTAAATATTATTTTGACTATCTTACAAGTATCGATACCAGTTATATTTTCGAAGTCCGACCGAAAGAATCAGCTCTGGAATGTCTCAGGCGCTTTCGCAAATTGCTTGAGCACTGGGAGGTAATGTCTTAG